From the genome of Electrophorus electricus isolate fEleEle1 chromosome 14, fEleEle1.pri, whole genome shotgun sequence:
GGAAGGGAGACGATCTGGAGAAAGGTTAGAGTGGATGGGTTGCCAGTCCTTGGGTGGCTATGTCTGTCGTGACGCTAGAgtattaatctaattaattgAGTAAGGCTTCATCTGCCTGGCTGAGTGCATGGTAATCCAGGGTGCGCGACTGACCGTTTAACCTGCTCCAGTTTGCTCTCTTCCGCTTTGATGTAGTCTTTCAGGGACTTCACCAAGTCCTTCTCTGTAAACAGCAGGTCCATCATCTGGCCTGGACAAAAAGGTGGACACGTTTCGAAAAAGTCAAAACGGCAGCTATGGATTTTGGGCCCAGCAGCAAGTAACTGTCAGATGGTTTTGGCCGATCGTAGCGGTACGAGCTTCCGGCGACTAAGACGTGGACAGCATTGCATGCAGGGCGATCTTGTGCATGGTGAGAGGCAGGGGCTCACCTATGGATGTGAAGAAGTCATTGTGGGTGGAGCAGTCGCGAAGAAGACAGCTGAACAGGAGCACGCACCACATAGTCCCAAactccatctacacacacacacaaacatccaatGGATCCTTATTACCTTCTAATGTAGTTAGAATATTAGTTCACTGTAGTTAtttttcctgctctgtgtgttttgttttgtgacagAGGTTAAGCAGTTGTGATCAAGGTCAAGTGGATAACAAACATGGTTGGCTGTTCATGCCCAGAGAGCACAAGTGCTGGGAACGGTGAAAGTCCACCTGAGGGTCAGTAACTGATCCCCTCACTCCTGTAACTGGACATTGTAATGGGTCACTGATTAGTGAAGCTGCCTGCCCTGCATTGTGGCTGGCTGCTCTGTTCCATACCCCGCCCACACTGATTCACCCCGCCCACATCTATTCATCGCACCCACATTCAAAAGTCCCACCCACACCCATTTGTCCCAGTCCACATTCACTAGGCTTTACTAATTCTACCCACATCTATTCATCCCGCCCACATCTGTGTATTCCACTCTGACATCTATTTATACGTAGAATAAAACACCATTCatagaataaaacagaacaaaacaagcaCCATTTTGCCTTTAACAACCCCATTAAAAACTCGATGAGATCTTTGTGAAAAGAACAAATGTCTGACATCGAGATGGACGGATGTCTTGTACATGTGGTGATTTGGATCACATTAACTGTACGAAACAGCAAGTCATTTCATAAGCAAATTATCTACAGCTACTGTCTTATCAGAAGGAGCAGATGTATCATCAAGTAAACCCACAGGAATACGAGGACGTGTTCCACACTAGCGTTGTGCTCCTGAACAGACTGAAACGATCAGCcaaggagaaagaggacatctTTGGAAGAAGACAGACCCTACCCTGGGTCTCCGCCAACCTCCAACTCAATTCACAGGAATTAGAAGGCTACTAGTCAAGGCATGTTCAGCCGGTGCGTAATCCTCCAGCGAATGACGGCCCACGATGAGACTGGCCAAAATGCCTCTAGCTCCTAATACAGCAATCTGCTAGAAGCATGTCCTCTGAATAAGTTCTTGTGTTAATGAACCTACATTTAAGTTAAATGGAGAACAAATGTTCAAGACCAAGAgcaaatggggggggggggggaagactTTGACAGTCATGCATTACTGGAACGCTTCGTCCCCCGTGTTTCTCTcggggagaaacagaggaatgCAGTTATATGGTTTTTATAGCGCATGTTGCCATAGGATCTGAAAATAGGTTTGGGGGGGACTGCCACGtagccacccctcccccagtaGATAGTCCTCACTGCTGTTCCCCAAGCGGCGGATGATACAGCGGAAATCGGACTATAACGCAACGCAATTCGGTACTTCTTCTACTGGCCGGCCAGTTTGCCGCTGGGATGAACGTTAGCAATTTTGCCCCCCTATGTCCTCGCCCACACCCTGCGCTTGTGCGCACAGCCCGTTTATGGTCACCGGGGTCTATGCGTGGTCATTTTTTTCTCGAGAAACCCATCAACTTTCCGCAATCTGAGGAGGGAGCTGCAGGAAGCGCAGAGAGAAACCTTACACGGTTAACCGCCAGCCGGGTTGCGTATCCTCGGTCTCCATAAATCTGGTACGAATCGACAAAACGCCGACCTCTAAACGCAAACTATGGTTCTCCACAGTTCCGCTTCTCTATATCACCGTAACGGCGCACACgttaacaaagaaaaacaaaccaaaagattTGAGGTAGGAGACACCTAGTCGTCGCGGTTTAAACGCCAAATCTCTTGGCTGACTatttttttgttcgtttttaAAAAGCGGCCGATCACAACAACAAACGGGAAAGCCATGTCTACGCTGCCGATGAGTCGAGATGAGGAGGGCATTTCTGGAGGATCATGATGTAGCTACGTGACTGACCACCTGGGCGTTTCAACCCTACTGCCCGGGCCCCCGCGGACTTACCGTATCTTGTGGTTTACCGACAACGCGATCGATAAACGTTTCTCCGCCGCTGCTCCAGTTTCGCTACAAGCGCTTGCTGCAGAGGGCAGCCTGACCCTTTGCTCAGTGTCGCCACCTCATgatgtgtacgtgtatatgcaCATTAGGTACACCACGCAGTCTTGCGATTACAGCGTTTGGGTGTACAACGGGGGGACCATCATAACTAAGACTGCAAGCTCAGACCacttatattacatttttattacacaGCCACTGAATTCCAAGCAGAGTTTGggatattattaaattattcaccTAAGACGTCTCTGTGAAATTCTCCTGAATTTGccagaattatatatatatatatatatatatatatatatatatatatatatatatatatatatatatatatatatatatatatatatatatatatataaataaataaataaaataagtctGGCAAATTCAAAGCAGAGCATTTGTCATATGGTGGTCGCCCTTGCACCCTgtttagtaaataaatgttattctaCACTTAGTCTCTTTTATGCTACACTGGAcaaacagcagggggcgctgccTTCCTCTCCCACGCTGGCCGGACAGGAACCACGGATGACGTCGGTAGCATAGTTTTGTCTTTGTTCCAGGGAGGGATCTTAGCTGCCGGTGTTTGACATGTTTCATACTGCGTTTTAGAAAGTCGGATAAGAAAACCAAGGAAACAAAGTTACCGATTGTCCGTCCAATATTACAAGACGTCCTCCGTCGTCGAATTGTCCTCCGTAAGATACAACTAGCCTCTAGTCTCCCTGAGATTTGGCAAGAAAATAATTCCTACAAGCGAATCATTTGTAAGTTATGAACTGTTGATGCAAAACGTAAAAATGCAGTTATGCCGTTGCATGCCAAGACTGAAAATTTCACCCTTTGTCTCATTCCTGTGAACTTCTAAAACCTTCTGCTGAATGCAACCTGCAGGCAGCCTGCTGAAAATGCGATCGCTGCAGCTCCTGTTCAACCCGAATCTGCTGTTCTCCCGGCCCCTTTCCACCTACTTATCCCGCACGAGGTCTCACATTTTCCACATGCATTCTTtccacacacgtatacatggaTACAAGTACAAAACAACCGATCGCTGGCACACTACGCGAATAACTTCACCTCTACTGATCGTGATCTATACACACTGCGCGAATAACTTCTACTGCAGTCTGAGAGTCACGCGTGGTCTCGTTCAGGTATCTGATGACGCTGAAAGAGGACGACGAAGCGTGCCGGCACGCGCTGAAATCCGGAACCCTGCTGCTCTACCACGAGCTCGCGCCTCTCCTGCGGCGCAGCGAAGGCACCTGTCACCTGGCACGTTTTACCTGTCCAGGTACGAAGATGCAGCCTCAATACGCGTGGTCACTGCTCCTACAGAGTCTCGGCCTCTTTTTGCCGTGACTAATGTGGTGCGTTACACTTGGTCTTTTAAGATGTTGGGAGAACTTTGGAGGAGCTGGGAAAAGGTAAAGAGCTCATCAGAGAGGCAGTTTTGCTTGGCTGCAGAGAGACCGGCGTGCCTCAGTTTGCCCTGGATGTCGGTGAGAGCACCGCACAGAATCGCAACACTGTGCATTGGTTCTCTTGGCACATTGTGCGAACTGACGACCCTTTGTGTTGCAGGCGGATTCGATCGGAATGGGATGGAGCAGCTCTGCAACGGTGTTTTCACTGATCTTAGGAAAGCCTTCTTTCTGCTTACAGAACCAGAGGCCTCTCTGGCAGCTAAAGTACGCACCTGATTCAAGAATAGGTTCCTCTACCTTGCACACAATCATTTCAGTTAAGCCAAACCTAACCGGAGctgattgtatttatttttggatgtgtgtgtttttttttgttttttttttaagcatttttcGTACTGTATTTTTGTTCATGCAGTGCAGTACATGCATTCTTGGATCTTATAAAAGCCTGGTTGTCTTCCTGCTGCATTCGGTTCCCAGGGCCAGGCCCTCCTGCGCTGGCACCAGACGCATGGGTTCTGCAGTGCCACTGGGCAGCCCACGGTGCGCAACCAGTCTGGCAGCCAGCGTGTCTGCCCCAACAGTGGCGTCACCTACTACCCCCAGGTGAGCTTTGGCTAGATCCACAACAGATCATCTGGTAGAGTAAGGCGTTTGCAATGTCATCAAGGTCATGGGTTGGATTCCTAGGGGACATCTCTCCAGATAAGAGTGTGCGCCGAACGTACGATCCAAAAACCTTTCTGTCTTGTGCCCTTTTTTCCTTATTGTTTAGTGTTATGCTCTCAAATGAttgaggagaggaaaggagacgAGCAAGACCAAGATTTGGGATGTCCTTGTCACTTGACGAGGCATATGGAATATAACAAAAAGAATGTGATTTAGTGTCCTTGATTCAACCTGTGCAGAAATGTGGGCTTTATCCACTTGCGTTGGCTATTAGGATATGACAGATTAGTAACTCCAATCCAGGTGTGACCAGTCTTGTTTACAAAGTGTGTTTAATCAACTGAGATTGAGATTAACTGATTAAACAGATGGACTCACCCTGCTCCAGTGTATGCATGTAATGGGTTTTGTGATGGGTGTTGATGGCTTGCAGATGGCGCCAGTGGTGATAGTTCTGGTGTCGGATgggagcaggtgtctcctggCTCGCCAGCGTTCGTTCCCTACGGGCATGTACAGCGCGTTGGCTGGTTTCTGTGACCTCGGTGAGTCTTGCGCCGCCGGCACAGCCGATACACCAGAATGGCTGATATCGGCGCTCCGAGACCTGTGACACAGAACCCTTTAACCACACTCACCAACATTACACATGTGAAGCCACTCTTGGCAAGGAACTTACAGAGGAACTTAAAGGTCATGGTAACTCATCCCTACTTTGAGCTCTTGCTCATTTTTAGCCAACCTAACCTTTTTTGGTAAGTGGTCCCTTTGAGCTGCTTGACGATGCCAAGTGGCTACGGTGCGAGGTAACGGTGGTGGTGCGCGTAGGGGAGACGCTCGAGGAGGCCTTGCGGAGGGAGCTAGCCGAGGAGGTGGGGCTGGAGGCGGAGGATCTGCGCTACTCAGCGTCACAGCACTGGCCGTTCCCTCAGAGCTCGTTTATGGTGGCCTGCCACGCTACAGTCAGCCCACACAAAACGCAGGTGAGCGGGGCAGGCAGATTAACAACTTAACGGAGCTCGTTAAGGTAATGGTTCCTGGGAACATTTAATGCCATGCCAAGCTTTTCAGTGGCTTGATATTCAAGCTTCTCAGGCTTTTCATCATGACATGCTTGCGATGTCTCCCAGGAACTCTGAAGCCCTCTCGTTTCCTCTGGTCCTCCTCATCTTGTGTGTTAGGTAAGCCTGGATAAGACAGAGCTGGAAGATGCCCGCTGGTGCAGTCTGGAAGAGATCCAGGCAGCACTGACGATCAGGAAACCCCCACATAACCCAGAGGCACAACCTCCAGGCTTCTGGATCCCACCCGCTTACGCCGTAGCCAACCGGCTCATCCAGGAGTGGGCTGACGAGCGAGGGCTTAAACTGAAATAGCGCAGGTCTCCGTGTGGAATGTATAGGTCACCTCTGAGCCTTCTCATCACAGTAAACCCAAGCGTGAGAGCAGATGAACTCAAAATGCTTGTTCATCTTCCAGAGCGACCCAGAGAAAGGCAACAGATACACAATGAGAGTTACATGATGGAatctgatgcatttttaaaaatataattaacataGAAAAATGTCGAAGGAAAGTATTTCAACTGAAGATGCTAGTACATGAACTTCAAAAGAAAGGCACACATGTTGTGCTGAATGTATATTGACTCACTACTGCTTTTTGGTTGTAATCCCTGATCCAGTCAACACCCTGGCACAGCTTGTTTCTTCGTAGGCCCAGTTTTACCGCTACTTGCCTGAAGCACGCCACCGAATCCACAGCTCAGACATGAGCCTTTTGTAATCTTGCCGGTGGTTCCCTCCTCTAAACCTTACCCTTGGTGATCCTGCAGCTTTTAGATGGGCCTTCTTAGGTTCAGTGTGCCCCTGACCGTGTCGACAAGTAACAATTTTGGTCACCAGGCTTGAACGCTAATTCGGCCACAACTCTGCTGCCTTGTTACTGACGGCTGGTTCACCCGGGCTCACGTAGAGGTCGAGAGGCCTTGGTAtgctgctctaacagtgaggcaGGGAAGCACGACTGCAGGGGAGACAGCAGCCACGTGGAACACGAAGTCTGCAGTCTGGACTTTTCCCTTTCCAAAGGCAGATACTGCAGGCTGTCTTCAGATAActtaatttgaattaaaaaaaacaaaacaaaacaaaaaaaaaaccaccaccatttcacacacacacacatatttacatttacagcatttagcagacgctcttatccagagcgacttaaagtgctttgtcatttatccTAGTACCTGAgtccaatgaactagaatactgtagaatagtGATCAATGCTGATATATTCTTAAACTAAACTGTGACCAGGTTTAGTGTAGATTTGCAGACCTTCAGGTGAAGTTTGCTACACTTTAAAGTATACCAAATGTGCAGCTCATAACATCTTTACAATGCTTGAGCATCAGATGACTGACacctttcctttaaaaaaaaaaaaatgtttttattgagtTCTAATAGTTATGATCCATCTACAATAAAACATGCCACAAGACAATTTGAAGCAACTTATTTCACTGCCAGAATGGCAGATCAAAATTTAAACATGCACCCACATGCCTCTCTTCCTAAATTTTCACTTGTTTTGGTAAAAATGATCAGTACAACAGAATTAAACATTACAATCTTACCACAAGCTTCATACAAGTACTTACCACAAGCTTAATTTAGAAACCACATTACTGTTAGCTACAGCTGCCTTCCAAATTTATCAGGCACATTTAACTTGCAAAGCTGGCCATTAGAAACCGGTTATACAGCAAGTCCTAAATGGAAAAGCCTGAGTTTTTGGGCTTTACTATTGGAAATTTTCTATCAGTTTGTAGATAAGATATACTGCACACAACTCATACAATGTTTCCACCGTTTTCTCTGACCTCTTTCTCATGATGCGTGTAGATGTACGTACACAAACTATACATAAACGCACTAACCATTCACTGTGCATTGGCTGGCTGCAGGAGactgtgaaataaaacacactGGGGTCAGCTGAAGCAGGTGAATCACTTCATTACTGATCATACAAGCTGTGACCCGTGGGAAGCAGGCATATCTAAGGAAGTGTCCAGCTTGGGTCCAATCAGATCACGTCTTCTCAAGAGCGCACGCTCTCTCCCTGCGGTTGCCAAGTAAAGCACAGCAAGAATAAAACCCACAGGAGAAGTCGCTTTTTGGACAATGTGTGCCAGTTGGCCGAATTTTTCATGTGCGCACGCTGGTACTTCACTGGGGTCCACAACACGAacgttaaaaaagaaaagcggAACCATATTTGACAACCCACAAGAACAGAACGTGGGTGTGCAGTTGGAAAAGCAACCCAGTAAATCGCTTTTTGTACACTTGTTTACTGGCAATTTTGAAAAAGCAATTGTGCCATGGTTAGTCAGGACTCAGCAGCGGTTCACTTTTTCTTTGCCTTTGTTCCCTTGGAGGGCTTCTTGCAGTATTTAGCCTCCAGATCGGAGATGAGCGAGTTGAACTCTTTCTCTTTGGACTTCTGCCTTTGCTACAGATAAAGGACAGAAAATGGCAAGCACTCAGTTCAGTTTGAGGTCATAACCTTTGATCTTTATCTATGTTAGTCATGCCAGTCTGTCACCTGTCACAGAGACACATTTTggtcaccc
Proteins encoded in this window:
- the nudt13 gene encoding nucleoside diphosphate-linked moiety X motif 13 isoform X2, which produces MMCTCICTLGSLLKMRSLQLLFNPNLLFSRPLSTYLSRTRYLMTLKEDDEACRHALKSGTLLLYHELAPLLRRSEGTCHLARFTCPDVGRTLEELGKGKELIREAVLLGCRETGVPQFALDVGGFDRNGMEQLCNGVFTDLRKAFFLLTEPEASLAAKGQALLRWHQTHGFCSATGQPTVRNQSGSQRVCPNSGVTYYPQMAPVVIVLVSDGSRCLLARQRSFPTGMYSALAGFCDLGETLEEALRRELAEEVGLEAEDLRYSASQHWPFPQSSFMVACHATVSPHKTQVSLDKTELEDARWCSLEEIQAALTIRKPPHNPEAQPPGFWIPPAYAVANRLIQEWADERGLKLK
- the nudt13 gene encoding nucleoside diphosphate-linked moiety X motif 13 isoform X1 yields the protein MHIRKSDKKTKETKLPIVRPILQDVLRRRIVLRKIQLASSLPEIWQENNSYKRIICSLLKMRSLQLLFNPNLLFSRPLSTYLSRTRYLMTLKEDDEACRHALKSGTLLLYHELAPLLRRSEGTCHLARFTCPDVGRTLEELGKGKELIREAVLLGCRETGVPQFALDVGGFDRNGMEQLCNGVFTDLRKAFFLLTEPEASLAAKGQALLRWHQTHGFCSATGQPTVRNQSGSQRVCPNSGVTYYPQMAPVVIVLVSDGSRCLLARQRSFPTGMYSALAGFCDLGETLEEALRRELAEEVGLEAEDLRYSASQHWPFPQSSFMVACHATVSPHKTQVSLDKTELEDARWCSLEEIQAALTIRKPPHNPEAQPPGFWIPPAYAVANRLIQEWADERGLKLK
- the nudt13 gene encoding nucleoside diphosphate-linked moiety X motif 13 isoform X3, with translation MMCSLLKMRSLQLLFNPNLLFSRPLSTYLSRTRYLMTLKEDDEACRHALKSGTLLLYHELAPLLRRSEGTCHLARFTCPDVGRTLEELGKGKELIREAVLLGCRETGVPQFALDVGGFDRNGMEQLCNGVFTDLRKAFFLLTEPEASLAAKGQALLRWHQTHGFCSATGQPTVRNQSGSQRVCPNSGVTYYPQMAPVVIVLVSDGSRCLLARQRSFPTGMYSALAGFCDLGETLEEALRRELAEEVGLEAEDLRYSASQHWPFPQSSFMVACHATVSPHKTQVSLDKTELEDARWCSLEEIQAALTIRKPPHNPEAQPPGFWIPPAYAVANRLIQEWADERGLKLK
- the nudt13 gene encoding nucleoside diphosphate-linked moiety X motif 13 isoform X5 — encoded protein: MTLKEDDEACRHALKSGTLLLYHELAPLLRRSEGTCHLARFTCPDVGRTLEELGKGKELIREAVLLGCRETGVPQFALDVGGFDRNGMEQLCNGVFTDLRKAFFLLTEPEASLAAKGQALLRWHQTHGFCSATGQPTVRNQSGSQRVCPNSGVTYYPQMAPVVIVLVSDGSRCLLARQRSFPTGMYSALAGFCDLGETLEEALRRELAEEVGLEAEDLRYSASQHWPFPQSSFMVACHATVSPHKTQVSLDKTELEDARWCSLEEIQAALTIRKPPHNPEAQPPGFWIPPAYAVANRLIQEWADERGLKLK
- the nudt13 gene encoding nucleoside diphosphate-linked moiety X motif 13 isoform X4, producing the protein MRSLQLLFNPNLLFSRPLSTYLSRTRYLMTLKEDDEACRHALKSGTLLLYHELAPLLRRSEGTCHLARFTCPDVGRTLEELGKGKELIREAVLLGCRETGVPQFALDVGGFDRNGMEQLCNGVFTDLRKAFFLLTEPEASLAAKGQALLRWHQTHGFCSATGQPTVRNQSGSQRVCPNSGVTYYPQMAPVVIVLVSDGSRCLLARQRSFPTGMYSALAGFCDLGETLEEALRRELAEEVGLEAEDLRYSASQHWPFPQSSFMVACHATVSPHKTQVSLDKTELEDARWCSLEEIQAALTIRKPPHNPEAQPPGFWIPPAYAVANRLIQEWADERGLKLK